The Silvibacterium dinghuense DNA window CTGCGCAAGACCATCAACCCGACCGATACCGAGCTGCAGGCCTTCTTCAAGCAGAATGCCGCCCGCTACGCGACGGCCGTCCCCGAAGCGCGCAAGATCCAGTACTTCGCCTTCACGGATACCAATCTGCCGCAGGGTGCCCCGCAGGTCTCCGACGCCGAGATTCAGCAGTACTACACCGCCCACCAAAAGGACTACCAGATCGAGGACCAGGTAAAGGTCCGGCACATCCTCATCAAGGTGGATGGCAGCGATCCGAAAGCTGACGCCGCGGCCAAGGCAAAGGCGCAGGGTATTCTCGATCAGCTGCATCACGGCGGCGACTTTGCCGCGCTGGCCAAGGCCAACTCCGACGACCCGGGCAGCAAGGTCCAGGGCGGCGAGCTGGGCTGGATCAAGCACGGCACCACCGTCCCCGAGTTTGACAAGGCAGCCTTCTCGCTCGCGCCCGGCCAGACCTCCGGCCTGGTTCGCACCCAGTTCGGCTACCACATCATCCAGACCGAAGAGAAGCAGACTGCGCACACCCGTCCGCTCGACGAGGTCAAGCCTGAGATCCAGGCAATGCTGATCCGCCAGAAGGAAGGCCAGCAAGAGCTCGCATTTGCGGCTCAGCTCTCCTCCGAGGCGCAGAAGAGCGGCATGGCGGCTACCGCGTCGGCCCATCATCTGCAGCTGGTTACTACGGATGACGTGAACCAGAGCAGCAACCTCACCGGCGTCACCGACAGCTCCAAGCTGCTCGCCGCAGCCTTCACAGCCAAGAAGAATGCAGCACCGCAGACCGCCTCCACCGGCGACGGCTATGCCGTCTTCCAGGTGATCGACATCCAGGCCGCCCACGCGCCGACCTTCGATGCGTGGAAGGATCACATCACCGACGACTTCCGTGACGAGCAGCTGCCTCAGCTGCTGGCCAAGAAGACTGCCGAGCTGGCGGATCGCGCTCATGCCGAGAACGATCTGGCCAAGGCTGCCAAGGAAGTCGGCGCAACGATCAAGAGCAGCGACCTGGTAGGCCGCGATGCCCAGGTGCCGGAGATCGGCGCCCTGGCACAGGTGGCTCCGCAGCTCTTCGACCTCAACACCGGCCAGCTCAGCTCGGCCATCAACACCGGCCACAGCGGTGTTGTCGCCAAGCTGACCGACAAGCAGTTGCCCAGCAACGACGATGTTACGAAGAACTTCGAAGCCACGCGCGATGCCCTGCTCGATCAGCGGCGCGAGGAGATGTTCTCTGTCTTCGCCTCGAACCTGCAGCAGCAGTACATCAAGGCCGGCCGCATCCGCATGAACAAGAAGGCCCAGCAGCAGCAACAGAACCTGCCCGGCTAACCCCTCATCGCTCCGCAGGGAGCACACAAGCAACCAAGGCCCGCTGTTCTCGAATCTTTCGAAAGGCGGGCCTTTTCTTTTTCCATATCAGCCCGGGATACTCCTTATGCCTTTTGAGCGCGCCTCTGGACTTCTCCTGCACATTACGTCTCTTCCCTCGTATGGTGGCATCGGCGATCTCGGTCCCGCGGCCTACGAGTTTGCTGATTTCCTTCACGCCGCCAAGCAGCGCCTGTGGCAGGTATTACCGCTGAGCCCCACCGGCTACGGCAACTCACCGTATGCTGCGCTCTCCGCCTTCGCCGGCAATCCACTGCTCATTTCGCTCGAACTGCTCGCACAGAGCGGCTGGCTCAAGCCGGAGAAGATCAAGGACCTCCCTGCGCCGCACGGCCCAGTCGACTTCGAAGCAGCCGCACGCATCAAGATGCCGCTCATTGAAGAGGCCGCCAGAGGCTTCCTCTTCTCGCATACGGATGAGCAATGGCAGCTCTTTGAGAACTATCGCCGTACCAACTGGAGCTGGCTCGAACCGTTTGCGCTCTACAGCGTGCTGCGCCACAAGTACAACCAGGTATCGTGGAACGAATGGCCATCTGGACTTGCCCATCGCGCCCCCAACGC harbors:
- a CDS encoding peptidylprolyl isomerase yields the protein MIRFLQKDSRFIKGVFIAIISVACITMVITLVPGIFQDQGSSSDTYATIGHGGFLGRFLPAEEQVSTTEVQQLAGRILQRQGLPAFALPFMMGQAGQMLIQQQILLNEAHRLGLTVTDEDVRRFLHTGMWGEVLFPGGKYIGDAQYANFVSEQFGLSRDKFEDQLKKEILTNRLQALITGSVTVSDAEVRTTYIQQGTKIKFDYAVLSSDDLRKTINPTDTELQAFFKQNAARYATAVPEARKIQYFAFTDTNLPQGAPQVSDAEIQQYYTAHQKDYQIEDQVKVRHILIKVDGSDPKADAAAKAKAQGILDQLHHGGDFAALAKANSDDPGSKVQGGELGWIKHGTTVPEFDKAAFSLAPGQTSGLVRTQFGYHIIQTEEKQTAHTRPLDEVKPEIQAMLIRQKEGQQELAFAAQLSSEAQKSGMAATASAHHLQLVTTDDVNQSSNLTGVTDSSKLLAAAFTAKKNAAPQTASTGDGYAVFQVIDIQAAHAPTFDAWKDHITDDFRDEQLPQLLAKKTAELADRAHAENDLAKAAKEVGATIKSSDLVGRDAQVPEIGALAQVAPQLFDLNTGQLSSAINTGHSGVVAKLTDKQLPSNDDVTKNFEATRDALLDQRREEMFSVFASNLQQQYIKAGRIRMNKKAQQQQQNLPG